The Terriglobia bacterium genome contains a region encoding:
- a CDS encoding DUF3536 domain-containing protein → MERYICIHGHFYQPPRENAWLEFVELQDSAYPYHDWNERISAECYAPNGMSRIIDGDQNILKITNNYAHISFNFGPTLLAWMAEKAARAYQAILEADKDSQERFSGHGSAIAQGYNHAILPLCNARDKYTQVIWGIRDFEYRFGRKPEGMWLPETAVDLETLEILAGQGIRYTILSPYQAKRTRKIRGRAWRDASGGKVDPSMPYEVRLPSGKTIAVFFYDGPISQGIAFEHLLNKGESFAARLQSAFSDSRPWPQIVHIATDGETYGHHHRQGDMALAYALDQIESNNLARLTNYGEYLSLHPPAYEAEIWERSAWSCSHGVERWNSNCGCNSGGHSNWNQEWRGPLRQALDWLRDTIAVPFETKGREIFRDPWEARNDYIQVVLNRNDENVNSFFGRQATHVLSQAEKITALKLMEMQRHAMLMYTSCGWFFDELSGIETTQVIQYAARTLQLFEEVFGEPIEPAFLDKLEAAKSNIPENKDGRVIYNKFVRPAMVDRKKVAIHYGLTGLFEPYPEESKVYCFKVQLEDSQRIESGRSKLVLGKIRVSSEITQESDLLSFGALHIGDHLMNCGVAEFSEDDYAALKQETADPFNRADFPEIIRILDRHFGESTDSLRSIFHDDQRQIVNMILKATLSEAEAGYRHIYETHAPMMRFVADLRIPLPAAFSMAAEFALNSSLRQAFQGLETVDLNRITSLLDEARNQSVTLDGTTLGFALRRSIKRLSEQLVEDNSNLDLIKRLEAAAGLALNLPFEVNIWRAQNNYYQILQKMFPHKVQQAQEGDAAAREWVEHFAALGANLLVKVDVPAMPELQIAS, encoded by the coding sequence ATGGAACGGTATATCTGTATTCATGGACATTTTTATCAACCGCCGCGGGAAAACGCATGGCTCGAGTTCGTCGAGCTGCAGGACTCCGCCTATCCATACCATGACTGGAACGAGCGCATCAGCGCCGAGTGCTATGCGCCGAACGGGATGTCGCGCATTATCGACGGTGACCAGAACATCCTGAAGATCACGAACAACTATGCGCATATCAGTTTCAACTTCGGTCCGACGCTTCTCGCCTGGATGGCTGAAAAAGCGGCGCGGGCGTACCAGGCCATTCTTGAGGCCGACAAGGACAGCCAGGAGCGCTTCTCCGGACATGGGAGCGCGATAGCGCAGGGCTACAACCACGCAATCTTGCCGCTGTGTAACGCGCGGGATAAATACACACAGGTCATCTGGGGTATTCGCGACTTCGAGTACCGCTTCGGCCGTAAACCGGAAGGGATGTGGCTGCCCGAGACGGCGGTCGACCTGGAGACGCTCGAAATCCTTGCGGGCCAGGGAATCCGATATACGATTTTGTCGCCCTACCAGGCTAAACGAACCCGTAAAATTCGCGGCCGCGCATGGCGTGACGCGAGCGGCGGGAAAGTCGATCCATCGATGCCTTACGAGGTGCGCCTGCCTTCGGGGAAAACCATTGCGGTGTTCTTTTACGACGGTCCGATCTCTCAGGGGATTGCTTTCGAACATCTGCTCAATAAGGGTGAAAGCTTTGCGGCGCGCCTGCAGTCGGCGTTTTCGGATTCCCGGCCCTGGCCGCAGATTGTTCACATCGCGACCGACGGCGAAACTTACGGGCATCATCACCGGCAGGGAGATATGGCGCTTGCCTATGCACTGGACCAGATCGAATCGAATAACCTGGCCAGGTTGACGAACTACGGAGAATATCTTTCGCTGCATCCGCCGGCCTACGAAGCGGAAATCTGGGAGCGCAGCGCCTGGAGTTGCTCGCACGGCGTGGAACGCTGGAACAGCAACTGCGGATGCAACTCCGGCGGCCATTCCAATTGGAATCAGGAATGGCGCGGCCCGCTGAGGCAGGCACTCGACTGGCTGAGAGATACGATCGCAGTGCCATTTGAAACCAAGGGGCGCGAAATATTTCGTGACCCCTGGGAGGCGCGCAACGATTACATCCAGGTTGTGCTCAACCGGAACGACGAAAATGTTAATTCGTTCTTCGGCCGGCAGGCGACACATGTTCTTTCTCAAGCCGAAAAGATTACCGCCTTGAAACTGATGGAAATGCAGCGCCACGCGATGCTCATGTACACGAGTTGCGGCTGGTTCTTCGATGAGCTCTCCGGTATCGAGACGACCCAGGTCATTCAGTACGCCGCTCGCACGCTTCAACTTTTTGAGGAGGTGTTCGGCGAACCAATCGAGCCTGCATTTCTGGATAAGCTCGAGGCTGCGAAAAGCAATATCCCCGAGAACAAGGACGGCCGCGTTATCTATAACAAGTTTGTCCGGCCGGCGATGGTCGATCGCAAGAAGGTGGCAATTCACTACGGTTTGACGGGCTTGTTCGAGCCTTATCCGGAAGAGTCCAAAGTCTACTGCTTCAAAGTGCAGCTCGAAGATTCACAGCGCATCGAATCGGGCCGCTCCAAACTCGTTCTCGGCAAGATCCGGGTTTCGTCGGAAATCACGCAGGAGTCCGACTTGCTGAGTTTCGGAGCTTTGCATATCGGGGATCATTTGATGAACTGCGGTGTCGCGGAATTTTCAGAAGATGACTATGCAGCATTGAAACAGGAAACGGCCGACCCGTTCAATCGCGCCGACTTCCCGGAAATCATCCGCATTCTCGACCGGCACTTCGGCGAATCGACGGACTCCTTGCGATCGATCTTCCACGACGATCAACGACAGATCGTGAACATGATTCTCAAGGCCACTCTCTCGGAGGCCGAAGCGGGCTACCGCCATATTTACGAAACGCACGCACCGATGATGCGGTTTGTGGCCGATTTGCGTATACCGTTGCCCGCAGCGTTTTCGATGGCTGCGGAATTTGCCCTCAACAGCAGTTTGCGGCAGGCGTTTCAGGGGTTGGAAACCGTCGATCTCAATCGAATCACCAGCTTGCTCGATGAGGCCCGTAATCAAAGCGTCACCCTGGACGGTACGACTTTAGGTTTCGCGCTCCGGCGGTCGATCAAGCGATTGTCTGAACAACTTGTCGAAGACAATTCGAACCTCGATTTGATCAAGCGGCTCGAAGCTGCGGCAGGCCTTGCCCTGAATCTGCCTTTCGAAGTGAACATCTGGCGCGCTCAAAACAACTACTACCAGATCCTGCAGAAGATGTTTCCGCATAAGGTCCAACAGGCACAGGAAGGTGACGCCGCGGCGCGCGAATGGGTCGAGCATTTCGCGGCGCTCGGTGCGAATCTTTTAGTCAAGGTGGATGTGCCGGCCATGCCCGAACTGCAGATAGCGTCGTGA
- the treY gene encoding malto-oligosyltrehalose synthase → MRVPVSTYRVQFSRNFRFSDALKIVDYLYGLGITDLYASPILKARPGSTHGYDVTDPTQLNPEVGTPEEFDALCLALQEHGMGLLLDIVPNHMAASVENPWWFDLLEKGEGSSYAEFFDVNWESKKVLLPILGKPYGEALEDQELQIRIVNGRPVLQYYEQRLPIAAGAENLSGDAVDRVLSRQHYRLAYWRKASDAINYRRFFDINDLVALRTERDDVFHATHGFVLKLVAQKKVTGLRIDHIDGLKDPEGYLERLPEVYVNVEKILSANESLPCGWRAFGTTGYDFTNYVNGAFVDRKGFNELEKIYAQLTGTAASFTDVFRERKRQVMRELFAGEVRTLLGLLAELAEQDRHARDLRSEDLREAFVSVTACLPVYRTYLRDTDISPTDRATIEDAVTAAGQGAAFDFLRRVLLVEPAWYLQHQKPEYLDFVMRWQQFTGPVMAKGLEDTAFYVRNPLVSLNEVGGNSSGPEPYFGVEEFHRRNLKRHAEWPDTMNATSTHDTKRSEDVRARINVLSELPEEWAAAVRRWMLMNPSETAPDPNEQILIYQSLLGAWPIELERMKQYMTKALREAKTHTSWTGINEEYEGRVFRFLESLYARKEFFADFAQLHKRVAYYGALSSLSQLVLKIASPGLPDFYQGTELWDLSLADPDNRRAVDFSSRTNLLQELQKSTDCNDLLKHWQDGRLKMYVTQKLLHFRRERADLFREGEYIPLHVSGARAEHVVAFARHLHDRWCIVAVPRLYASLTPAGSPPLGEEIWKDTQIEVPQGAPPSWTDVLGGSAPVSQTTASVLFRKLPLALLSATDYS, encoded by the coding sequence ATGAGAGTTCCTGTTTCAACTTATCGGGTGCAGTTCAGCCGCAATTTCCGTTTCAGCGATGCGCTGAAGATCGTTGATTATCTCTACGGCCTGGGGATCACGGATCTGTACGCGTCGCCGATTCTCAAAGCCAGGCCGGGCAGCACGCATGGCTATGACGTGACGGACCCGACCCAGCTCAACCCGGAGGTCGGTACGCCTGAAGAGTTCGACGCGCTATGCCTTGCGCTTCAGGAACACGGGATGGGGCTGCTGCTGGACATCGTTCCGAACCACATGGCGGCAAGTGTCGAAAACCCGTGGTGGTTCGATTTGCTCGAGAAGGGAGAGGGGTCCTCTTACGCCGAATTCTTCGACGTGAATTGGGAATCGAAGAAGGTACTGCTGCCGATCCTAGGCAAACCTTACGGCGAGGCTCTCGAGGATCAGGAACTCCAGATCCGAATCGTCAACGGGCGGCCCGTACTTCAGTACTATGAACAGCGGTTGCCGATCGCTGCGGGCGCCGAGAACCTCAGCGGCGACGCCGTCGATCGCGTTCTTTCGCGCCAGCACTACCGGCTTGCCTATTGGCGCAAGGCTTCCGATGCGATCAACTATCGGCGTTTTTTCGACATTAACGACCTGGTTGCCTTACGGACCGAACGTGACGATGTGTTTCATGCCACACACGGGTTCGTATTGAAGCTCGTCGCGCAAAAGAAAGTCACCGGCCTCCGCATCGATCATATCGACGGCTTGAAAGATCCGGAGGGATATCTCGAACGGCTGCCCGAGGTGTATGTAAACGTCGAAAAAATCCTGTCCGCGAACGAAAGTCTTCCATGCGGCTGGCGGGCTTTTGGAACAACCGGCTACGACTTTACAAACTATGTGAACGGAGCGTTCGTCGATCGCAAGGGTTTTAACGAGCTCGAAAAGATTTATGCGCAACTGACCGGAACGGCCGCGAGCTTTACGGATGTGTTCCGCGAGCGCAAGCGGCAGGTCATGCGGGAGCTTTTTGCCGGAGAAGTGCGTACGCTCCTTGGCCTTCTCGCGGAACTTGCGGAGCAGGACCGGCATGCCAGAGATCTTCGAAGCGAAGATCTGCGGGAAGCCTTTGTGTCGGTTACCGCGTGTCTTCCGGTTTACCGGACGTACCTCCGCGATACAGACATTTCGCCAACCGACCGCGCCACTATCGAAGACGCCGTTACAGCAGCAGGCCAGGGCGCCGCATTCGACTTCCTGCGCCGCGTTCTGCTGGTCGAGCCTGCGTGGTACCTGCAGCATCAGAAGCCCGAGTATCTCGACTTCGTGATGCGCTGGCAACAGTTCACGGGTCCAGTCATGGCGAAAGGTCTTGAGGACACGGCGTTTTATGTGCGGAATCCACTCGTCTCTTTGAACGAAGTCGGCGGCAATTCCAGTGGTCCGGAGCCCTATTTCGGTGTTGAAGAATTTCACCGCCGCAATTTAAAGCGCCATGCAGAGTGGCCCGATACGATGAATGCGACGTCCACGCACGATACGAAACGCAGCGAGGATGTGCGCGCCAGAATCAATGTGTTATCCGAGCTGCCGGAGGAATGGGCGGCCGCGGTGCGGCGCTGGATGCTGATGAATCCCAGCGAAACGGCGCCCGATCCTAACGAGCAGATCCTTATTTATCAATCGTTGCTTGGCGCGTGGCCGATCGAGTTGGAACGGATGAAGCAATACATGACGAAAGCGCTGCGCGAGGCGAAAACACATACAAGCTGGACCGGCATCAATGAAGAGTACGAGGGCCGGGTGTTCCGGTTCCTGGAGTCGCTTTACGCCCGTAAGGAGTTTTTTGCGGATTTCGCACAGCTGCATAAAAGGGTCGCATACTACGGCGCCCTGTCCTCGCTTTCGCAACTCGTTCTGAAGATCGCGTCGCCCGGCCTGCCGGACTTCTACCAGGGGACCGAGCTCTGGGACCTGAGTCTTGCCGATCCCGACAACCGTCGCGCCGTCGATTTCTCCTCGCGAACGAACTTGCTGCAGGAACTCCAGAAAAGCACCGACTGCAATGACTTGCTGAAACATTGGCAGGATGGACGCCTGAAGATGTATGTCACACAGAAGCTGCTCCATTTTCGCCGGGAGCGGGCTGACTTGTTCCGCGAGGGTGAATACATTCCGCTGCATGTCAGCGGCGCTCGCGCCGAACATGTCGTCGCTTTTGCCCGCCATCTGCATGACCGATGGTGCATCGTTGCTGTACCGAGACTCTATGCTTCACTGACCCCTGCCGGATCACCGCCGCTCGGAGAAGAAATCTGGAAGGACACGCAGATTGAAGTTCCGCAAGGCGCTCCGCCGTCCTGGACAGACGTGCTCGGCGGGAGCGCGCCCGTTTCCCAAACGACAGCATCCGTCCTGTTCCGCAAATTGCCGCTAGCCCTGCTCAGCGCAACGGATTACAGCTAA
- a CDS encoding RNA-binding protein: protein MPKIFVGNIPHASSDAELQQWVETQGFQVESAQIIRDRSTGQSRGFGFVVINEDSKMKDAISALNGQRMGGRVLTVNEALPQATRSDGGGGYRASR, encoded by the coding sequence ATGCCGAAAATATTCGTCGGAAATATTCCTCATGCTTCCTCGGATGCGGAGCTGCAACAATGGGTGGAGACGCAAGGATTCCAGGTTGAATCTGCCCAGATAATTCGCGATCGCTCAACAGGGCAATCCCGCGGATTTGGGTTCGTCGTTATCAACGAGGACTCGAAGATGAAGGACGCGATCTCGGCGCTCAACGGACAGCGCATGGGCGGGCGGGTTTTGACCGTGAACGAGGCCTTGCCGCAAGCTACGCGCAGTGATGGTGGAGGCGGATATAGGGCGAGTCGGTAG
- a CDS encoding histone deacetylase produces MAVSLIYDSMYLQHETGAHPENARRLESILKAIEKDESLSKRLVRRTPRPANNDEIARCHREELVYHLESLCARGESFVDVDTRISPASFEVAKLAAGAAITAIDAVMAEEGGRAFCVIRPPGHHATITNAMGFCLFNNAAIGARYAQARYGVERVLIIDWDVHHGNGTQDIFWNDPTVFYFSTHQYPYYPGTGSADERGGGKGEGTTLNVPLPTGTPARQHRHAFSDALRQIEQRFPPDLIIISAGFDSRRGDPLGGLMLEDDDFSEMTKEVLEIAGKHAAGRVVGLLEGGYNLELLGGSAKSHIAALI; encoded by the coding sequence ATGGCCGTCTCCCTGATTTACGACTCCATGTACCTCCAGCATGAAACCGGCGCTCATCCGGAAAATGCGCGCCGTCTCGAATCGATTCTCAAGGCGATCGAGAAGGACGAAAGCCTTTCCAAACGGCTCGTCCGGCGCACGCCAAGACCGGCGAATAACGACGAGATTGCGCGGTGCCATCGGGAAGAGTTGGTTTATCACCTGGAATCACTTTGTGCGCGAGGCGAAAGCTTTGTCGACGTCGATACCCGCATCAGCCCGGCGTCTTTTGAAGTCGCGAAACTTGCGGCGGGAGCTGCCATCACTGCAATCGATGCGGTTATGGCTGAGGAGGGAGGCCGCGCATTCTGTGTTATCCGGCCTCCCGGTCATCACGCAACGATCACCAACGCAATGGGATTCTGTCTGTTCAACAACGCGGCGATCGGGGCCAGGTACGCCCAGGCCAGATATGGCGTTGAACGGGTGCTGATCATCGACTGGGACGTGCACCACGGCAACGGCACGCAGGACATTTTCTGGAACGATCCGACGGTCTTCTATTTTTCAACGCACCAATATCCGTACTATCCCGGTACAGGCTCGGCCGATGAGCGCGGCGGCGGCAAAGGCGAAGGAACGACGTTGAACGTGCCTTTACCGACGGGCACTCCCGCGCGCCAGCACCGTCATGCGTTCTCGGATGCGTTGCGCCAGATCGAACAGAGATTTCCTCCGGACCTGATTATCATTTCGGCTGGATTTGATTCGAGGCGGGGCGATCCTCTGGGCGGGCTGATGCTTGAAGATGACGATTTTTCGGAAATGACGAAAGAAGTTCTTGAAATCGCCGGGAAGCATGCTGCGGGCCGCGTGGTGGGCTTATTGGAAGGCGGCTACAATCTGGAACTGCTGGGTGGGTCCGCGAAAAGTCACATCGCCGCGCTGATTTAG
- a CDS encoding CusA/CzcA family heavy metal efflux RND transporter has translation MIRRVAEFALNQPFFLILLVALFIAGGVAAFRSLPVEAFPDVTDTQVQVISLFPGRAAEEVEKQVTIPIEIGLSGIPHSVRLFSHTQFGLSFIAVTFDDAVDAYFSRQQVLERLRDVDLPPGVSPDLGPLATPIGEIYRYRLQGDTSPTELRSIQDWTIARQLKTVAGVADVVTYGGFIKRYQVEPDLARMKAYGVTLQQLFTALGRGSSNAGGGYVDKGEQQYLIRGIGLLQSAGDIGNIVVAQHGGTPLLVRDISAIETGGVPRQGLTGQDKEDDVVTGLVLMRKGENPSVVLADLKAKIDTLNSGVLPTGVAIVPIYDRTWLINTTLHTVFRNLLEGAILVTAVLLVFLGSMRAALIVALMIPLSLLATFTGLTLRGIPANLLSLGAMDFGIIVDGAVIVVENVFRKLAEHSSHQPNFKRDLRALKQVILNATIEVGRPTFFSMLIIITAHIPIFTLQRHEGRIFAPMAWTVTSALVGSLLFSLSLVPLLCYFFLRKGISEKENAVIRTCKRFYRPALTWALVNRGVIVMVAVVLLGVSIWTLTGLGSEFLPELNEGTMWVNINFPPGISMNETRRLAAKVREILHNSEVVRTVTSKAGRPEDGTDPKPINMAEFFVDLKPPEEWPRGVTRETLIDDFTRQLSVLPGVESSFSQPIRDNVLESISQIDGQIVIKVFGPNGDELRTQTEDVLRAIAHIRGVGRAYIDRAGQVPQLQIEVDRAKCARYGLNVADIQDVIETALGGKEATEVWEGDKRFAVAVRLKEEERGIDAIKKILVDTPDGARIPLDELATISSKQGSMNISRELGTRVMAIGVFIENRDMGSLVAEMQSRVARDIHLPAGYYITWGGEFENQQRAMRRLALIVPVSVLLIFALLFNAFGSARNATLILMNVPFALIGGIFALKATGINLSVSAAIGFIALFGQAVLNGVVMVSYFNQLRDEGMKTYEAVLNGALVRLRTVLMTGTLAMLGLLPMALSHGVGSETQKPLAVVIIGGLITATLLTLFVLPVVYLMIDGNGRADGRAAPAPGV, from the coding sequence ATGATCCGGCGTGTTGCAGAGTTCGCGCTGAATCAGCCGTTCTTTCTTATTTTACTTGTCGCGTTGTTCATTGCCGGAGGCGTGGCCGCATTCCGATCCCTCCCGGTCGAGGCGTTTCCGGATGTAACCGATACACAAGTGCAGGTGATCAGCCTTTTTCCCGGCCGCGCTGCGGAAGAAGTGGAGAAACAGGTCACCATACCTATCGAGATCGGGCTCAGCGGAATTCCCCATTCGGTCCGGTTGTTTTCCCACACGCAGTTCGGCTTGTCCTTCATCGCGGTGACCTTCGACGACGCTGTCGACGCCTACTTTTCGCGGCAGCAGGTTTTGGAACGGCTCCGGGATGTCGATCTGCCTCCGGGCGTTTCGCCCGACCTTGGCCCATTGGCGACGCCGATCGGCGAGATTTACAGGTACAGGTTGCAGGGTGACACGTCGCCGACGGAGTTGCGATCCATTCAAGACTGGACCATCGCACGGCAGCTCAAAACGGTTGCCGGAGTGGCCGACGTCGTGACTTACGGCGGCTTCATCAAGCGGTATCAGGTCGAACCGGACCTTGCCAGAATGAAGGCATATGGAGTCACGCTGCAGCAACTCTTCACGGCGCTCGGCCGTGGCAGCTCGAACGCCGGCGGCGGGTACGTGGACAAAGGCGAACAGCAGTACCTGATTCGAGGAATCGGTCTGCTGCAGTCCGCCGGCGACATCGGCAACATCGTCGTTGCCCAGCACGGAGGAACGCCTTTGCTGGTCCGGGATATCAGCGCCATCGAAACGGGCGGCGTTCCCCGCCAGGGGCTCACCGGCCAGGACAAAGAAGATGATGTGGTCACCGGCCTGGTGCTGATGCGAAAAGGCGAGAATCCGTCGGTCGTCCTCGCGGACCTGAAAGCGAAGATCGACACCTTGAATTCCGGCGTGCTGCCCACGGGAGTCGCGATCGTGCCGATTTACGACCGGACCTGGTTGATCAATACGACGCTCCACACCGTCTTCAGAAACCTCCTCGAAGGCGCGATCCTCGTCACAGCGGTGCTGCTCGTCTTCCTCGGAAGCATGCGGGCGGCGCTGATCGTGGCGTTGATGATTCCGCTGTCTCTGCTGGCAACATTCACGGGTCTGACGTTGCGCGGCATTCCCGCCAATCTGCTCTCATTAGGCGCAATGGATTTCGGAATTATCGTGGATGGAGCGGTGATCGTCGTCGAAAATGTCTTCCGTAAACTGGCGGAACATTCCAGCCATCAACCGAATTTCAAACGCGATCTGCGCGCTCTGAAACAAGTAATCCTCAACGCCACTATCGAAGTGGGGCGACCGACCTTCTTTTCGATGCTGATCATCATTACCGCTCACATTCCGATTTTCACGCTTCAACGTCATGAAGGCCGTATTTTTGCGCCCATGGCATGGACGGTGACGTCGGCACTGGTCGGTTCACTGTTGTTCTCACTCTCCCTGGTTCCGCTGCTTTGTTACTTTTTCCTGCGCAAGGGCATCTCGGAAAAGGAAAACGCCGTCATCCGTACCTGCAAGCGGTTCTATCGCCCGGCATTGACCTGGGCGCTGGTCAATCGTGGAGTCATCGTGATGGTAGCCGTGGTGTTGCTCGGCGTCAGTATCTGGACCCTGACGGGGCTCGGGAGTGAGTTCCTCCCCGAACTGAACGAAGGAACGATGTGGGTGAACATCAACTTTCCTCCGGGCATTTCCATGAATGAGACGAGGCGGCTCGCAGCAAAAGTCCGCGAGATCCTGCACAACTCGGAAGTCGTCCGAACCGTCACCTCTAAAGCCGGCCGGCCCGAGGATGGAACCGACCCGAAGCCAATCAATATGGCCGAGTTCTTTGTGGACCTGAAACCGCCGGAGGAATGGCCGCGAGGGGTGACGCGCGAAACGCTGATCGACGATTTCACCCGCCAGCTGTCCGTGCTGCCGGGCGTCGAATCTTCATTTTCGCAGCCGATACGTGACAACGTTCTTGAAAGCATCTCTCAGATCGACGGACAGATCGTGATCAAAGTATTCGGCCCGAATGGCGACGAATTGCGTACACAAACCGAAGATGTGCTCCGCGCCATCGCCCATATCCGCGGCGTCGGGCGGGCTTATATCGACCGGGCGGGACAGGTTCCGCAACTGCAGATCGAAGTGGACCGGGCGAAATGCGCCCGGTATGGCCTGAATGTGGCCGATATTCAGGATGTTATCGAGACGGCGCTCGGCGGAAAAGAAGCTACTGAAGTATGGGAAGGCGACAAACGATTCGCCGTCGCCGTCCGGCTGAAGGAGGAGGAACGCGGGATTGACGCTATCAAAAAGATACTGGTGGACACCCCCGATGGCGCGCGGATTCCGCTTGACGAGCTTGCGACTATCTCGTCAAAACAGGGCAGCATGAACATCAGCCGCGAGTTGGGCACGCGGGTCATGGCCATCGGAGTGTTTATCGAAAACCGGGACATGGGCAGTCTCGTAGCCGAAATGCAGAGCCGCGTTGCGCGGGACATCCACCTTCCAGCCGGTTACTACATCACCTGGGGCGGCGAATTCGAAAATCAGCAGCGCGCGATGAGGCGTCTGGCCTTAATTGTACCGGTGAGCGTATTGCTGATCTTCGCCCTGCTGTTCAACGCGTTCGGCTCCGCCAGGAACGCGACCCTGATCCTGATGAATGTGCCCTTCGCCCTGATCGGAGGCATCTTTGCCTTGAAAGCGACAGGGATCAACCTCAGCGTGTCCGCTGCAATCGGCTTCATCGCGCTGTTTGGCCAGGCAGTCCTGAACGGCGTGGTCATGGTCAGCTATTTCAACCAGCTTCGCGACGAAGGCATGAAAACATACGAAGCCGTGCTGAACGGGGCGCTTGTCCGGTTGCGGACAGTATTGATGACCGGGACGCTGGCCATGCTGGGACTATTGCCGATGGCCCTTTCGCATGGCGTCGGCTCGGAGACTCAGAAGCCACTTGCGGTCGTCATCATCGGAGGACTCATCACGGCAACCCTGCTCACCTTGTTCGTGCTGCCCGTCGTGTACCTGATGATCGACGGCAATGGGCGCGCCGACGGACGTGCCGCGCCCGCCCCTGGCGTTTAG
- a CDS encoding efflux RND transporter periplasmic adaptor subunit, producing the protein MGVRAKRRRTFWIAAGIIAISAAVFLTTHRPATAEEPQTAKADTVASGVIEATPEQQKQIRVEGAREETVNIDLEATGKVGFNEDRVTPVLAPFPGRVLEVLASAGDVVQTGQPLLAIESPDLVASVNDLAEAHTNSDKAGIAVDIAEKSAERARRLHAQEAISTKDLQAAESELARAQEEYRRAQSAADVARNRLVLLGKSADEIAGLESSPANQTDRRIVIRAPIGGTIVDRKVGMGQYIKPDAADPLFLISDLSSVWITAEIYENDLPRIRVGAPVNIHLAAYPAMDFSARISAVNPTVDPAARTIKVRCLVANPNGLLKPEMFARIRVGSAAKEKAVLVPSPAVLTEGEHSFVLVEEAAGQFRRREVKAGPEIGGDTVVREGLRPDERVVTSGVLLLSSEGNKQ; encoded by the coding sequence ATGGGCGTTCGAGCTAAACGAAGGCGGACTTTTTGGATTGCGGCCGGAATCATTGCGATTTCGGCCGCAGTTTTCCTCACGACACACCGGCCGGCCACGGCCGAAGAGCCGCAAACGGCAAAAGCCGATACCGTAGCGTCCGGTGTCATCGAGGCCACGCCTGAACAACAAAAGCAGATTCGGGTTGAAGGCGCGCGCGAGGAAACAGTCAATATCGACCTGGAAGCGACGGGGAAGGTCGGTTTCAATGAAGACCGCGTAACGCCGGTGCTTGCCCCATTTCCCGGCCGGGTGCTGGAGGTTCTGGCAAGTGCCGGGGATGTGGTGCAGACAGGCCAGCCGCTGCTGGCCATCGAATCACCGGATCTTGTGGCATCCGTGAACGATCTGGCCGAAGCGCACACGAATTCGGATAAGGCCGGAATTGCGGTCGATATTGCAGAGAAGTCGGCCGAACGCGCACGGAGACTGCACGCTCAGGAAGCAATATCCACAAAGGACCTCCAGGCGGCGGAGTCCGAACTTGCGCGGGCGCAGGAGGAGTACCGGCGCGCGCAATCTGCGGCGGATGTGGCGCGGAATCGTCTGGTTCTTCTGGGCAAGAGCGCGGACGAAATTGCAGGACTCGAGAGTTCGCCTGCAAATCAGACGGACCGGCGGATCGTGATCCGCGCTCCGATCGGCGGCACCATCGTCGATCGGAAGGTCGGGATGGGACAATATATTAAGCCGGACGCGGCGGACCCCCTCTTTCTGATCAGCGATCTTTCGAGCGTGTGGATCACAGCGGAGATCTATGAAAACGATCTACCGCGAATTCGAGTGGGAGCTCCGGTGAATATTCATCTTGCAGCATATCCCGCCATGGATTTTTCCGCCCGGATCTCGGCCGTGAATCCGACGGTTGATCCAGCCGCCCGGACGATCAAAGTGCGCTGCCTTGTCGCAAATCCCAACGGCCTGCTGAAGCCCGAGATGTTCGCGCGAATCCGCGTTGGAAGTGCGGCAAAAGAAAAGGCCGTATTGGTCCCATCGCCGGCGGTTCTCACGGAAGGTGAACACTCATTCGTTCTTGTGGAGGAAGCGGCCGGGCAATTCCGCCGGCGCGAAGTGAAAGCAGGTCCTGAAATCGGCGGCGACACCGTGGTAAGAGAGGGGCTTCGGCCAGACGAGCGGGTCGTCACGAGTGGCGTGTTGTTGCTGAGCTCGGAAGGCAACAAACAATGA